The genomic DNA ATCAACAAAGGATACTGTGGGCAAAAAAGATAGTGATGATCAATTAACTAATGTTGATAGTTCTGATGAGGTAACCAAGAGTAATAGTTGTAGTCAGGTAAACGAatgtaataattatgatcAGTTAGCCAATTTTACTAACCATGAAGAGGTAGCCAATATTGACAGCTACAAGGaagtgaaaaaaaataaaaatgaaaatgttaCAGTAGACAAAATTttaatgaattatttaaaaccatattttaagaaaaatcaaaataaattatactaTTCAGGGAAATTATTTctcataaataattttacattCCTCATTTTGAAAATTGATTCTGATGTGAATGTTGGAtttattgataaaaatacGGTTAgccaaaaataaaataaaataaaataaaaaaaaataaaataaaaaaattcatcACTTTTACCTGACTTGttcatagaaaaaaaaaaaaaaattaaaataattccatttattacatattatttattatatattatatatatttctttatattttttatttaggaaataatattaagTGTTGATACTTATGAACAATACAAAAATGTACACATTGTACCAATGTATGATACTCTTCCAACTACTTATAATTACGATTTGTTCATGGATTATATTAAACCATATATCGAAAgacattatttaaatgtatattcGATTCatgatacatttttttataaaggtGTGCAATTTAAAATCATGGGTATTGATCcagtaaatataaaatatgggAAAGGAAGAATTAGTtgtaatacatttatttatacagaAGGTTGTATAAAACCAACATTCTTTGATGTAATATCAAAAGAATCTTTTAATTATATCCGATCTTTACCATTTGAATATAAACCATATGCCATATTAAACATTTTACAACACCTAGATTCTGATTCCTTGTTACGATTATTTCCATcttcaaatataaatataagagaaaataataaaaaagaggaAATGCTTTTAGAACAGTTaacaaaacataaatatatttttaataaaaactttaaaaataattatacgAAAAATTCGATAGAAAATATTGatagtaaaaataaagaaaattatcaacatataaacaaaaaaagagaaTTACATACAACAACATCAACACTAAGAagtaatttaataaatgaacaATGTGCTGTTTGTTTTGAATACTTCCAAGACTATGATAAATGTATTAAGCTAACTTGTTTACATACATACCATTGGAAGTGTGTCAAAAACTGGTTTAAATTTAACTTAACATGTCCATGTTGTAGATATAAATTaaacttttaaatataaaaaatatatatatatgtatatttcaaTTTAagtatacataaaaaaaatatatattataatatatataatattatatttttatgcatAAAAGGTGGtactacatatatacattcttttatatatacagagagaacatatatatatatatatatatatatatatatatatttaagattTACctcaaatattataaaacaaatataaatataaatataaaaatataaatatatatatattttttttcatattactACATATTATTGATGAAACAAATTGAAACATATTTAAATCTATTGCATACAAATTAATATgcagagaaaaaaaaaaaaaaaaaaaaaaaaaaaaccaaaaatTAAAGTTCAGtaattattcaaaaataaaatacctattcttttaatatatttttttttttttttttctgttgtgataaaaacatatatatatatatatatatatatatatatatattgatgtagatatatttatttatataatatatttatcatgaTGGAAGTTgttatataatgtaaaaacaaaataaacataatttaaaaattaaatatatatatatatatatatatatatgtatatattcatatatttcttataaatctctaatttatatttttttaaaatataagatttatatattcatcaatatgttcatatataaGTAGACTTGGATATAGCCAAAATGTTTCCATGGAAGATTATTACATTATAAGGGAAAGAATCACGTgtgcatattatatatatggagtatgttttaaatttaaataatataatatgatatttatttagTAATTTTTTCTCCTacgatataaataataaataagtacatctcatatatatatatatatatatatatatatatatatatatatatatatatttatatatgtgaatgtattttttttttttttttttttttttttgttctttttgaAAGCATAATGAATTTTGTTAAAActcatatttataaacaaGAGTACACAGAGGATGGTATTTTAGAAATTGAGCAGGACACTAGGAGTTCTAAAGAAAAGGATgcagaaaaaatattaaaagaattacCTGAGTTTAAAAGAGATAATCAATTCTTAAGTTTATCTGAACAActagaattaaaaaagattacaaataataaagaaaatgtttCATCttatgataatgaaaataatatgtatgatattataaatggtATGGATAATCCTACAGAATATGACgaaaattatgatataaataataattatagctttaataaattacaacaaagagaaaaagaaattgcttatgaatataatgaagCTATAAAAGATtgtttcaaaaaaaaagaacagaaagacaaaaataattttaaaaatcttcctgaagaaaatataaatataaaagaaataaaaaaaaaaattattaaacaaaaaaataaaaaattattaaatccAAATATAAAAGCtattattaaaacaaaaaaaaagaacgaaaataaaaagactgataaaattaatgatgttgataataatgaatcaAAGAATTcgaatgataaaaataaagaaaatgtagAAACCAAACAAACTTGTTTATTATATGGTTATTCTGATTATTCGGATAATTAAAAGggttatatgttatatgttatatgttatatgttatatatatatatctatatatatatatattatataaaatagaaatataatttttaatgttcttttaaatatattttctttttctttttttttgtgtattattatatttttaagtttttacatatatatatattataattctttttattttgtttttctttaaaaCATGATATTtttccaaaaaaataaaataattaatttattaaaatcatataaaataatatttcataggATATAACAATCCTTGTGTCTCTATTCAATAAATACAACAGGattgtattttatataaaaaggatatgctaaatgaaaatttacatatatatatattatataatatatgcgTTTGAAAGTTAGagtaagaaaatattttttcaaaagaactatgaattatataaatatatcatatatataatttaatatttaaaaagggCATAAGATTATATAGGAAATATtgatataatgtatatataatatataatttaaattattccgaattaaacatacatatatatatatatatattatatattatatatatttaatatattttttttttcgtgcataaataaatatataattatatatatatatatttttttttttttatttataatatatatatgtcctTATTTTAATTACCATTATGTAATTTTCatttgatttaaaaaaaaatggtttTGAAagataagaaatataataggaaatatttaaaaaaaataaaagcaaGATCTAAGGATATAACAgaacaagaagaaaaaaaaagtaaagaagattctcattataattatgaagaGAACTTACCAGAGTATGATAGTAATGAtgattatttaattcatgataaagaattattatctCATATCTTAAATTCAGATTCTGAATCAAgtcaagaaaatataaatgtggaacatataaaaaatactcaaaaaaaaaataaagaacgTCATATAGATTTTGTTATATCATCATTGGCTTTTAATATACCATTGGGTTTGATCTGATAaataatgttataaatatataaataaataaataaacaaatatatatatatatatatatatacaatttttttagtattatatcatataaaatttgaataatgtaatatataatattttattcatgtaaatatataattaacaaTATGTAGCatcaaagaaaaatatagaaataacaaaaataatatatatatatatatatattttatatattcattgtgtgtttttattttaaaagtcttcaaatcatatatacatatttttatttctgtTATTCTTTATGTGTTTcacatatatgcatataaaaagaattaaaaaaataaatgaatccAATAtaagtaatagtaataatcaTGATCTGAATGAAGAGAAAGTTTATTTTATACTTTgatagttatatataaatatgtgtctataatatatgctaaaaaaaaaaaaaaaaagaaaaagcaaaacatattataatacatatattatatttgttacataaaaatgtttttattatgtcGAATAAATTTAgccaaaaaaattaaagagaAAATACCTTACGGTGTTAAGCAAAGTCAGAATTATAAAGATGCCAAAAAACAAGAAAGGTTAGCATTAGAAGCTAATAGAAAATTGAAAGAAAGTAGAGGTATGTTATTagatggaaaaaaaaatttattcatGAGTTTAAGACAAAATAGTGATATAAACTGGTATAGAGCTGGacaaatattaaaacatCTAGAAATACATCAAAGAGCAAAGCCGGAAATAACTCCAAGCCTTCGAGAAAAAATTACTAGCATAGcaaattttgtaaaaaaaggaagataagaaaataaacacAAGTCACacaaacatacatatatatatataatatatatgtatatgatttatttttatttcttaaatgtgtttttgatatatatctAACTCAATAAAATTGACCTCCTAATTCTATAttttaatgtattatatataaaataattatgtaatTCCATATCACCCATAATTAGatcattttttcattttacttttacttttttttttttctttttctttttcttttttaaacaCATATACACatctatatttaattataaaagaaaactttatttttattgtcattttaataatacatatattaatatataattaatattcaGATTTATAAAGTTTgtagataatttaaaaaaaaaaaaaatttaaaccattacatataatatatggtaatataaaaaaaaaagaaatatataaaatataaataatatatatataagattatATACAAATGTTATACGTATTCggtaaaattaataaaataaataagtaaaaaaaaaattatagaataaataataataaataaattaatgacagcataaaataaaaaaaattgtctaaaaaaaaaaaaaaaaaaaaaaaaatgagaaaaaaatttttttttatttgtgaatatttaatttttttttaaatattccttGTTtagtattttttcttttttttttttttttttttttttgctattttgtaataattttgttatattattatattttattacatatatattttttattttatatttttttttttattttttttgtagctTATAAAGtaggaaaaaatgaaatagtCACTTCATCCAAATGTTACATATTGTAATACAcctatatatgtgtgtacatatagaaacataaaaatatattatatatataaatatatatataaataattaaaaaaaataaaaacatgaaaaataattggtaacatatatatatatataaatgtatatatctaCATTCATTCAAATAAAATGGAATACAAAAGAGTTATATTTGTATTCCactaattttattattttatttttttattgttttttttttttttttttttttttttttttttattggtatattatatactgattgaaatataatatatatataaatttcatataaaatgaattttttaaatatacaaattattgtattataataattctttaatttgtttgatatatacaaaatataagaagtattattaatttgttatatatatgtataaagtgattattatattctttttattttcagaTGATATAccactataaatatatattttaattattattttaattcttat from Plasmodium sp. gorilla clade G2 genome assembly, chromosome: 10 includes the following:
- a CDS encoding RING zinc finger protein, putative; its protein translation is MNPYRSSTSKHINYKNNLNLKRRKQVVEKKNILEKVHILPIKKNVHNFTDLYKKLNSLIDEERILYEGFIININEHDVKEKEDEKNNKINNCITNEECANYKNYNILNVNNTIHDEKETDDYNTDIEEINTNNIHEKKEIIKKNIIDNHNISNNEQQKHTFEYKNNFNNHTDYIIINCVPSIGILSHDTLIYTDGKYVDNLRKIHILIIKDKHYKKYEKKCHKYFGSLKKYLLKKSNQIFHEAFSFVSYSLDCFSYKLSTKDTVGKKDSDDQLTNVDSSDEVTKSNSCSQVNECNNYDQLANFTNHEEVANIDSYKEVKKNKNENVTVDKILMNYLKPYFKKNQNKLYYSGKLFLINNFTFLILKIDSDVNVGFIDKNTEIILSVDTYEQYKNVHIVPMYDTLPTTYNYDLFMDYIKPYIERHYLNVYSIHDTFFYKGVQFKIMGIDPVNIKYGKGRISCNTFIYTEGCIKPTFFDVISKESFNYIRSLPFEYKPYAILNILQHLDSDSLLRLFPSSNINIRENNKKEEMLLEQLTKHKYIFNKNFKNNYTKNSIENIDSKNKENYQHINKKRELHTTTSTLRSNLINEQCAVCFEYFQDYDKCIKLTCLHTYHWKCVKNWFKFNLTCPCCRYKLNF